One Pseudodesulfovibrio senegalensis DNA segment encodes these proteins:
- the ilvD gene encoding dihydroxy-acid dehydratase, translated as MRSKKMTAGLEKAPHRSLMHATGLTREEMNRPLIGVCHAANAIVPGHVHLGQISQAVMDGVRMAGGTPVEFPAIGVCDGIAMNHEGMKMSLPSREIIADSLEIMATAHPFDALVCIPNCDKIVPGMLMAILRLNIPAIVVSGGPMLAGDRGKTDLITVFEGVGRVKAGTMTEDELSELEHSACPTCGSCSGMFTANSMNCLSETIGLALPGNGTIPAVMAGRVRLAKQAGMRVMDLLEKDIKPRDIVNERSVHNAVTMDMALGCSTNTVLHLPALFREAGLDLGLDIFNQVSRKTPNLCKLSPAGPHHMEDLDRAGGIPAVMTELAKKDLLHLDVMTVTGKTVGENLADMKAVNRDTGIVRPIDEPYGKEGGIAILYGNLAPQGCCVKQSAVAPEMMHRTCSARCYDSEEECVKAILDNDIKPGDVIVVRYEGPKGGPGMREMLTPTSAIAGMGLGDSVALITDGRFSGGTRGAAIGHVSPEAAAGGLIGLVQDGDKIEINIPERSIELLVDEAELEQRRADWKPVVKEVNSPFLRRYARQVTSAATGAVFED; from the coding sequence ATGAGAAGCAAGAAAATGACCGCAGGGCTGGAAAAGGCCCCGCACCGTTCCCTGATGCATGCCACCGGGCTCACCCGCGAGGAAATGAACCGCCCGCTCATCGGCGTCTGCCACGCAGCCAACGCAATCGTGCCGGGCCATGTGCATCTAGGACAGATTTCACAGGCGGTCATGGACGGCGTGCGCATGGCCGGGGGAACCCCCGTGGAATTTCCGGCCATCGGTGTCTGCGACGGCATCGCCATGAACCACGAGGGCATGAAAATGTCCCTGCCCAGCCGCGAAATCATCGCGGATTCCCTGGAGATCATGGCCACGGCGCACCCCTTCGACGCCTTGGTGTGCATACCCAACTGCGACAAAATCGTACCCGGCATGCTCATGGCCATCCTGCGCCTGAACATCCCGGCCATCGTGGTTTCAGGCGGCCCCATGCTGGCGGGCGACCGCGGCAAAACAGACCTGATCACCGTCTTTGAAGGCGTGGGCAGGGTCAAGGCCGGCACCATGACCGAAGACGAACTTTCCGAACTGGAACATTCTGCCTGCCCCACCTGCGGCTCCTGTTCCGGGATGTTCACGGCCAACTCCATGAACTGTCTTTCCGAAACCATCGGGCTGGCCCTGCCGGGCAACGGCACCATTCCGGCTGTCATGGCCGGACGCGTGCGCCTGGCCAAACAGGCCGGCATGCGCGTCATGGACCTGCTGGAAAAGGACATCAAGCCCCGCGACATCGTCAACGAACGGTCCGTGCACAACGCCGTGACCATGGACATGGCCCTGGGTTGCTCCACCAACACGGTGCTGCATCTGCCCGCCCTGTTCCGGGAGGCGGGCCTCGACCTCGGACTGGACATCTTCAACCAAGTGAGCCGCAAAACCCCGAACCTGTGCAAACTTTCGCCTGCCGGGCCGCACCACATGGAAGACCTGGACCGCGCAGGCGGCATTCCGGCCGTCATGACCGAACTGGCCAAAAAGGACCTGCTGCATCTGGACGTCATGACCGTGACCGGCAAGACCGTGGGCGAAAACCTCGCAGACATGAAAGCCGTCAACAGGGACACCGGCATCGTGCGGCCCATTGACGAGCCCTACGGCAAGGAAGGCGGCATTGCCATCCTTTACGGCAACCTCGCCCCGCAGGGCTGCTGCGTGAAGCAGTCTGCCGTGGCCCCGGAAATGATGCACCGCACCTGCTCGGCCCGTTGCTACGATTCCGAGGAGGAGTGTGTAAAAGCCATTCTGGACAACGACATCAAGCCGGGCGACGTCATCGTGGTGCGCTACGAAGGTCCCAAGGGCGGCCCGGGCATGCGCGAAATGCTCACCCCCACCTCGGCCATCGCAGGCATGGGACTGGGCGACAGCGTGGCCCTGATCACGGACGGCCGTTTCTCGGGCGGCACCCGCGGCGCAGCCATCGGCCACGTCTCCCCCGAAGCTGCCGCAGGCGGGCTGATCGGTCTGGTGCAGGACGGCGACAAAATCGAGATCAACATTCCCGAACGCAGCATCGAGCTGCTGGTGGACGAAGCGGAACTGGAACAGCGCCGGGCGGACTGGAAGCCGGTGGTCAAGGAAGTGAACTCTCCCTTCCTGCGCCGCTATGCTCGCCAGGTCACGTCCGCGGCAACCGGAGCCGTGTTCGAAGACTGA
- a CDS encoding cytochrome P460 family protein gives MKFGIPCLMFLTVLVFPAFAGDMPGPDAAELWTYVTEIEPYGEWGQWPDHQDMQPGRSPHGPLHVIRVNDAALTKGHPKPSGAIVVKENFSSEKELMAITVMYKVKDYNPMAGDWFWVKYSPDGTVLKEGKPKGCIACHGARADEDYIMVSDY, from the coding sequence ATGAAGTTTGGCATACCGTGCCTCATGTTTTTGACTGTTCTTGTTTTCCCGGCCTTTGCAGGGGACATGCCCGGACCGGACGCCGCGGAATTGTGGACCTATGTCACGGAAATCGAGCCGTACGGCGAATGGGGCCAATGGCCGGATCATCAGGACATGCAGCCCGGACGCTCGCCGCACGGTCCCCTGCACGTGATCCGCGTCAACGACGCGGCCCTGACCAAGGGGCACCCCAAGCCGTCTGGAGCGATTGTGGTCAAGGAGAATTTTTCTTCGGAAAAGGAATTGATGGCAATAACCGTGATGTACAAAGTCAAGGACTACAACCCCATGGCCGGGGACTGGTTCTGGGTCAAGTACTCCCCGGACGGAACCGTGCTCAAGGAGGGCAAGCCAAAGGGGTGCATTGCCTGCCACGGAGCGCGGGCCGATGAAGATTACATCATGGTTTCCGATTATTGA
- a CDS encoding sensor histidine kinase has product MRLRSFQVRLLLWGWAVLLLALAAAFYYSSTLVGSELVRETETRSWKQLETVKWLLEEHESFAGEWAMDEWAKTLAAKMGSRITYIKGSDGRVIADSEVPFGQVPEMESHDNRPEVVAAREDGRGMNLRHSHTLGKDMIYVACRVSRAGGMPAGILRVAVPFSIVQARLDSLRINFLWIFLTVLLLAAGAGTYLSRNVGRSIRAFSEVARQIGEGNYSMRLRASPGGEFQPLARSVNAMAKRIEKHIQTIDEQRGQLRAMFEGMNEGVMVLDADGRLVAYNSALDEMISMPGTAVGRTPIEVCRRYEVQEVADQLLAEGGPDRAMAEIELMDGRTVDVSGVPYYENDGARKIILVFHDITVIRQAEKGLRDFVANASHQLRTPLTSIKGYSETLLDNPPAKFEDARSFLEIIVKNSDHMNKVISSMLALAKSEQVGKALQVSPVSGRDIFSRALDDLTPLGHERGIDFSVSMPDDDPLMVMGEPDGVLHVFHNLMQNAVKYSPDNGCITVEAKKQDGFVAFCVEDQGPGISKEHSLKVFERFYRVDENTIDGHGSAGLGLAICRRIVQNLGGEIWHDGYGEGARGARFCFRLKTPA; this is encoded by the coding sequence ATGAGATTGCGTTCCTTTCAAGTCCGTCTGTTGCTGTGGGGTTGGGCAGTGCTGCTGCTGGCCCTTGCCGCCGCGTTCTACTATTCTTCCACCCTGGTCGGTTCGGAACTTGTCCGCGAAACCGAGACGCGTTCCTGGAAACAGCTGGAAACCGTCAAATGGCTGCTCGAAGAGCACGAGTCCTTTGCCGGGGAATGGGCCATGGACGAATGGGCCAAGACCCTGGCTGCAAAAATGGGCAGCCGCATCACCTACATCAAGGGTTCCGACGGCCGGGTCATTGCGGATTCCGAGGTGCCGTTCGGCCAGGTTCCGGAAATGGAGAGCCACGACAACAGGCCCGAAGTGGTGGCCGCCCGGGAAGACGGCAGGGGCATGAACCTGCGTCATTCGCACACGCTGGGCAAGGACATGATCTATGTTGCCTGCCGCGTTTCCCGGGCAGGGGGAATGCCCGCGGGCATCCTGCGCGTGGCTGTCCCGTTTTCCATTGTCCAGGCCCGGCTCGATTCCCTGCGCATCAATTTTCTGTGGATATTCCTGACCGTGCTGCTGTTGGCCGCCGGAGCGGGCACATATCTTTCCCGCAACGTGGGCCGCTCCATCCGGGCTTTTTCCGAGGTGGCCCGCCAGATCGGCGAAGGCAACTACTCCATGCGGCTGCGCGCCTCGCCCGGGGGGGAATTCCAGCCCCTTGCCCGTTCGGTCAATGCCATGGCCAAGCGCATTGAAAAGCATATCCAGACCATTGATGAACAGCGCGGCCAGTTGCGCGCCATGTTCGAAGGCATGAACGAGGGTGTCATGGTTCTGGATGCGGACGGGCGCCTTGTCGCCTACAATTCCGCGCTGGACGAAATGATCTCCATGCCCGGGACGGCCGTGGGCCGCACGCCTATCGAGGTCTGCCGTCGGTACGAGGTTCAGGAGGTGGCGGACCAGTTGCTGGCCGAGGGCGGCCCGGACAGGGCCATGGCCGAAATCGAACTCATGGACGGTCGCACCGTAGACGTGAGCGGCGTTCCCTACTATGAAAACGACGGGGCCAGAAAGATCATACTGGTTTTCCATGACATCACGGTTATCCGACAGGCGGAAAAGGGGCTTCGGGATTTCGTGGCCAATGCCTCGCACCAGTTGCGCACGCCGCTGACCAGCATCAAGGGATATTCCGAAACTCTGCTGGACAATCCTCCGGCAAAGTTTGAGGATGCGCGCAGTTTTTTGGAGATAATCGTCAAAAACTCGGATCATATGAACAAGGTCATTTCCAGCATGCTGGCTTTGGCCAAATCCGAACAGGTTGGCAAGGCCCTGCAGGTTTCCCCGGTATCCGGGCGTGATATCTTCTCGCGGGCGCTGGACGATCTGACGCCGCTCGGACATGAGCGGGGTATTGATTTTTCCGTTTCCATGCCGGACGATGATCCGCTCATGGTCATGGGTGAACCGGACGGCGTTTTGCACGTGTTTCACAATCTGATGCAGAACGCTGTCAAATACAGCCCGGATAACGGGTGCATAACGGTCGAGGCAAAAAAACAGGACGGGTTCGTGGCCTTCTGTGTGGAAGATCAGGGGCCGGGCATATCCAAGGAACATAGTCTCAAGGTTTTCGAGCGGTTTTACCGGGTCGATGAAAACACCATCGACGGGCATGGCAGCGCCGGGCTGGGGCTGGCCATCTGTCGCCGCATCGTGCAGAACCTCGGGGGCGAAATCTGGCATGACGGCTATGGCGAGGGTGCGCGGGGGGCGCGGTTCTGTTTCCGCCTGAAAACACCTGCGTAA
- a CDS encoding inorganic phosphate transporter — MDVYDLFFYLSLFAGFMMAFNLGANDVANSMASAVGAKAITVRQAVFIAGVLNFAGAVFLGSHVTATVSKGIINASSIDPKIMMIGMFAALLAAAIWVLLSTLTSLPVSSTHSVVGAIAGMGIVAGGMDVVNWLKMGGIVLSWVISPFFAAAIGFAVFSHVRRYILYKKHFILQARRWAPFWVALTVSLVVLSFLYKTPIGKNLHLPWAVSLGVAVVLALCTWAGARIWAGRVVKDVEEGAEGVERVFRKMQVGTSCYVALSQGANDVANAIGPVAAIYMIAKDHVLLGKAEVPISMLILGGVGIAVGISLLGHKVMATVGSKITTLTNTRGFAVDFGAASTVLVASNLGLPVSTTHAAVGAVVGVGLARGFSAVDFRVLGRIVIYWLLTVPIAALTSIVIFELLKWMCL, encoded by the coding sequence ATGGACGTATACGATCTTTTCTTTTATCTCTCGCTATTTGCGGGATTCATGATGGCTTTCAACCTGGGGGCCAACGACGTTGCCAACTCCATGGCTTCGGCCGTGGGAGCCAAGGCCATTACGGTGCGTCAGGCGGTGTTCATCGCCGGTGTGCTCAATTTTGCGGGCGCGGTTTTTCTGGGTTCGCACGTCACGGCCACGGTCAGCAAGGGCATCATCAACGCGAGCTCCATTGATCCGAAAATAATGATGATCGGCATGTTTGCCGCGCTTCTGGCTGCCGCCATCTGGGTGCTTCTATCCACGTTGACGTCGTTGCCGGTTTCATCGACCCATTCCGTGGTGGGAGCCATCGCGGGCATGGGCATCGTGGCCGGGGGCATGGACGTGGTCAACTGGCTCAAGATGGGCGGCATCGTTCTTTCCTGGGTCATTTCACCGTTTTTTGCCGCGGCAATCGGTTTTGCGGTCTTTTCGCATGTCCGGCGTTACATCCTGTACAAGAAGCATTTTATCCTGCAGGCGCGGCGATGGGCCCCGTTCTGGGTGGCGCTCACCGTGTCGCTGGTGGTGCTTTCCTTTTTGTACAAGACGCCCATCGGCAAGAATCTGCATCTGCCGTGGGCCGTTTCTCTGGGCGTGGCCGTCGTGCTGGCGCTCTGTACGTGGGCCGGGGCCCGGATCTGGGCCGGGCGCGTGGTCAAGGATGTGGAAGAGGGTGCCGAGGGCGTGGAGCGGGTTTTTCGCAAGATGCAGGTGGGAACGTCCTGCTACGTAGCCCTTTCCCAGGGTGCCAACGACGTTGCCAACGCCATCGGTCCTGTTGCCGCAATTTACATGATCGCCAAGGACCATGTGCTGCTGGGCAAGGCCGAAGTGCCCATCTCCATGCTGATTCTGGGCGGCGTGGGCATTGCCGTGGGTATCAGCCTGCTGGGGCACAAGGTCATGGCCACGGTGGGCAGCAAGATCACCACCCTGACCAATACGCGCGGCTTTGCCGTGGACTTTGGCGCGGCCAGCACCGTGCTGGTTGCCTCGAACCTCGGCCTGCCGGTTTCAACGACCCACGCGGCCGTGGGCGCTGTGGTGGGCGTGGGCCTGGCCCGCGGGTTCAGCGCCGTGGATTTTCGCGTGCTGGGGCGCATCGTGATCTACTGGTTGCTGACTGTGCCCATTGCGGCCTTGACAAGCATCGTCATATTTGAGCTTTTGAAATGGATGTGCCTCTAG
- a CDS encoding DUF47 domain-containing protein, with amino-acid sequence MFLKIPFFGLIAKRSPMDGLVEHYDKISECVATIDESLECYVSGGVCREFEELTKTIDTIENHADKIKRNIRNHLPRGLFMAVDKSTFLNYTKFQDNILDAAQDALHWLGMRPVAIPNEFQKELINLLDSVRHATELLGPALKSTIGLVHGESLDRSGTKDCYRKVRHERETIRKAANKLQGRIYNSDMDFKDIYQVIHFIDCLGDMGHNCENCVDCLRNMIAR; translated from the coding sequence ATGTTTTTGAAAATTCCCTTTTTCGGACTGATCGCCAAGCGTTCGCCCATGGACGGCCTTGTGGAGCATTACGACAAGATTTCCGAGTGCGTGGCCACCATTGATGAATCTCTTGAGTGTTATGTTTCCGGTGGCGTGTGTCGCGAGTTCGAGGAACTGACCAAAACCATCGACACCATCGAAAACCATGCGGACAAGATCAAGCGGAACATCCGCAACCATCTGCCGCGCGGCCTGTTCATGGCCGTGGATAAAAGCACATTCCTCAATTATACGAAATTTCAGGACAATATCCTCGACGCCGCACAGGATGCCCTGCATTGGCTGGGTATGCGTCCCGTTGCCATCCCCAATGAATTCCAGAAGGAACTCATCAACCTGCTGGACAGCGTGCGCCACGCCACCGAACTGCTTGGGCCGGCGCTCAAGTCCACCATCGGCCTTGTGCACGGCGAATCTCTGGACCGCTCCGGCACCAAGGACTGCTATCGCAAGGTTCGCCACGAGCGGGAGACCATCCGCAAGGCCGCCAACAAGCTGCAGGGCAGGATTTACAATTCGGACATGGATTTCAAGGACATCTATCAGGTGATACACTTCATCGACTGCTTGGGCGACATGGGGCATAACTGCGAGAACTGCGTGGACTGTTTGCGCAACATGATAGCGCGCTAG
- a CDS encoding hydrogenase maturation nickel metallochaperone HypA, whose protein sequence is MSIVQSILAILKDEMTKRDIPRLKRVVLKNGALAGVVSESMEFCWTALVPGTEFEDTVLELSEIPLKLRCGECGEEFFPEDVRYTPCPKCEAVIGHDVLEGKELYIDFVEPAEE, encoded by the coding sequence ATGTCAATAGTCCAAAGCATTTTGGCGATACTCAAGGATGAAATGACCAAGCGGGATATTCCCCGACTCAAGCGTGTGGTTCTCAAGAACGGCGCCTTGGCCGGAGTGGTGTCCGAATCCATGGAATTCTGCTGGACGGCCCTTGTGCCGGGCACCGAGTTCGAGGACACGGTGCTGGAATTGAGCGAAATTCCCCTGAAGCTGCGCTGCGGAGAGTGCGGCGAGGAATTTTTTCCGGAAGATGTCCGCTATACCCCGTGCCCCAAATGCGAGGCGGTCATTGGCCACGATGTTTTGGAGGGGAAGGAACTGTATATCGATTTCGTGGAACCCGCCGAGGAATAG
- the hypB gene encoding hydrogenase nickel incorporation protein HypB — protein MSMEVPIVRNVLEANDRIAEELKNTFREKGILCLNLMSSPGAGKTSLLERTLTDLKDEFGMAVVEGDLQTDNDARRVAATGAQAVQVNTEGGCHLDSGMVLDAIRSMDLDNIDILFVENVGNLVCPAEFDVGEDYKVTLLSVTEGDDKPEKYPLMFHLSAVMLLNKTDLLPYVDFSLDNAARHAKALNKDIKVMPLSCRNGEGLDDWYEWLRAKRAEKK, from the coding sequence ATGAGCATGGAAGTTCCCATCGTCAGAAATGTGCTGGAAGCCAACGACCGCATAGCCGAGGAACTGAAGAACACTTTCAGGGAAAAAGGCATTCTGTGCCTGAATCTCATGAGTTCCCCGGGAGCGGGCAAGACCAGCCTGCTGGAACGCACCCTGACCGACCTCAAGGACGAGTTCGGCATGGCCGTGGTGGAAGGTGATCTGCAAACCGATAACGACGCCCGCCGCGTGGCCGCCACTGGTGCGCAGGCAGTTCAGGTCAACACCGAGGGCGGCTGCCATCTGGATTCCGGCATGGTGCTGGATGCCATCCGCTCCATGGATCTGGACAATATCGACATCCTGTTCGTGGAAAACGTGGGCAACCTCGTGTGTCCGGCGGAATTCGACGTGGGCGAGGACTACAAGGTCACGCTGCTTTCCGTGACCGAGGGTGACGACAAGCCGGAAAAGTACCCCCTCATGTTCCACCTGTCCGCGGTCATGTTGCTGAACAAGACCGATCTTTTGCCCTATGTGGACTTCAGCCTCGACAATGCGGCCAGGCATGCCAAGGCCTTGAACAAGGATATCAAGGTCATGCCCCTGTCCTGCCGCAATGGCGAAGGGCTTGACGATTGGTACGAATGGCTGCGTGCCAAACGAGCGGAAAAGAAGTAG
- a CDS encoding sigma-54 interaction domain-containing protein: MSFPKDLPFEDVLASIADGVFTVDTDWNITYFNEAAERITGIPAEEALGQKCWDVFHSSLCDGSCALRECVANSGVISCKSIFIVRPDGQKVPVSISAAPLRNADGEIVGGVETFRDLTELQLMRRKVEEHYSFEDIVGRSEALDKIFRILPQVSRSEATVLLLGESGTGKELFARAVHNLSTRREGPFVAVNCGALPDTLLESELFGYKAGAFTDAKGDKPGRFELAAGGTIFLDEIGDLPAKLQVKLLRVLQEKVYEPLGGVKPVPCDARIIAATNRDLETLVAEGTFRQDLYYRLNVVTLRLPPLRERREDIPLLVNHFIREYNTLQDKNVQGVSEDVMALLLRHDFPGNVRELENILEFAFILCSNGFIQLEHLPDSIRPLKSADVLAEGVGGTLEEIKCRAVLQALERNEGRKMATCRELGISKDTLRRMLQRCAETGAETGAE, encoded by the coding sequence ATGTCGTTTCCGAAAGACCTACCCTTCGAGGATGTGCTGGCCTCCATTGCCGATGGCGTGTTCACCGTGGATACGGATTGGAACATCACCTATTTCAACGAGGCGGCCGAGCGCATCACCGGGATTCCTGCCGAAGAGGCCCTGGGCCAGAAGTGCTGGGACGTGTTTCACTCCAGCCTGTGCGACGGTTCCTGCGCCCTGCGCGAATGCGTTGCCAATTCGGGCGTGATTTCCTGCAAGTCCATATTCATCGTGCGGCCGGACGGGCAGAAGGTGCCGGTGTCCATTTCCGCGGCGCCCCTGCGCAATGCCGACGGCGAAATCGTGGGCGGCGTGGAGACCTTCCGCGACCTGACGGAATTGCAGCTCATGCGCCGCAAGGTCGAGGAGCACTACAGCTTCGAGGACATCGTGGGCCGCAGCGAGGCGCTGGACAAGATTTTCCGTATCCTGCCGCAGGTCAGCCGCAGCGAAGCAACCGTGCTGCTCTTGGGCGAATCCGGCACGGGCAAGGAGCTGTTCGCCCGCGCCGTGCACAACCTGAGCACACGGCGCGAAGGACCGTTCGTGGCCGTGAACTGCGGAGCACTGCCGGATACGTTGCTGGAATCCGAACTGTTCGGGTACAAGGCCGGGGCCTTTACCGACGCCAAGGGCGACAAGCCCGGGCGTTTCGAGCTGGCTGCCGGGGGCACCATTTTTCTGGACGAGATCGGTGATCTGCCCGCCAAGTTGCAGGTCAAGCTGTTGCGCGTGTTGCAGGAGAAGGTTTATGAGCCGCTGGGCGGGGTCAAGCCCGTGCCGTGCGACGCGCGCATCATTGCGGCCACCAATCGTGATCTGGAAACCCTCGTGGCCGAGGGAACCTTCCGGCAGGATCTCTATTACCGGCTGAATGTGGTCACCCTGCGCCTGCCGCCGCTGCGGGAGCGGCGTGAGGACATTCCGCTTTTGGTGAATCATTTCATACGCGAATATAACACGTTGCAGGACAAGAACGTGCAGGGCGTGTCCGAAGACGTCATGGCGCTTTTGCTGCGGCACGATTTCCCCGGCAATGTGCGCGAGCTGGAAAACATTCTCGAGTTCGCCTTCATTTTGTGTAGCAACGGCTTCATTCAGCTGGAACACCTGCCGGACAGCATCCGGCCGCTCAAATCAGCGGACGTGCTGGCCGAAGGTGTGGGCGGCACGCTGGAGGAAATCAAGTGCCGGGCCGTGCTGCAGGCTTTGGAGCGCAACGAGGGCCGCAAGATGGCCACCTGCCGCGAACTCGGCATTTCCAAGGACACCCTGCGGCGCATGCTGCAGCGTTGTGCGGAAACCGGAGCGGAAACGGGCGCAGAATAA
- a CDS encoding NifB/NifX family molybdenum-iron cluster-binding protein codes for MNEKQLVCLACYEDRLASVFDNADEFRFYQVDEDGICPAGHLSLPSKDPMDRTSAILACGVTTLVCGALCGRTERQLVNAGIAVRPWVRGGVEEVLDAFVRGSIESLAMPGCRAARGDATWPGMGRCRSGNGLGRRRGAGLQGAAGCRAGGVLKKKMNGGN; via the coding sequence ATGAATGAAAAACAACTCGTTTGCCTGGCCTGTTATGAAGATCGTCTTGCTTCCGTGTTCGACAACGCGGACGAGTTTCGGTTTTATCAGGTGGACGAGGACGGAATTTGCCCCGCAGGTCACCTATCCCTTCCCTCAAAGGACCCAATGGACAGGACATCCGCCATACTGGCCTGCGGGGTAACAACTCTTGTATGCGGCGCCTTGTGCGGCCGCACTGAACGACAGCTTGTCAATGCTGGTATCGCCGTCCGCCCGTGGGTCAGGGGCGGCGTCGAGGAAGTCCTCGACGCCTTTGTGCGAGGCTCCATCGAGTCTCTGGCCATGCCCGGGTGCCGTGCCGCGAGAGGCGACGCGACCTGGCCGGGAATGGGTCGTTGCCGCTCCGGCAATGGTTTGGGACGGCGCCGGGGAGCCGGTTTGCAGGGTGCAGCCGGTTGCCGGGCGGGCGGCGTACTCAAAAAGAAAATGAACGGGGGTAACTGA
- a CDS encoding NifB/NifX family molybdenum-iron cluster-binding protein, which yields MKIAISSTGPDLSGPMDARFGRATGFVIYDTETGEHEYVDNEQNLTLPQGAGIQSAQNVAATGAKAVITGHAGPKAFKALEHGGIAMYLGQGGTVQEAVDAFKAGSLEVAQGPDKEGHW from the coding sequence ATGAAAATAGCAATCAGCAGCACCGGACCGGACCTTTCCGGTCCCATGGACGCACGTTTCGGGCGCGCTACCGGTTTTGTGATCTACGACACAGAGACCGGCGAGCACGAATACGTTGATAACGAACAGAATCTGACCCTGCCGCAGGGCGCGGGCATCCAGTCCGCACAGAACGTGGCCGCCACCGGGGCCAAGGCCGTGATCACCGGCCACGCCGGTCCCAAGGCGTTCAAGGCTCTGGAACACGGCGGCATCGCCATGTATCTCGGCCAGGGCGGAACCGTGCAGGAAGCCGTGGACGCATTCAAGGCCGGCTCCCTCGAGGTTGCACAGGGTCCGGACAAGGAAGGCCACTGGTAA
- a CDS encoding iron-sulfur cluster carrier protein MrpORP, which produces MSDSCGSCSSAQGGGCSGGGCAESPEELKLKKTLGRIKHKIVVMSGKGGVGKSTVATNIAVALSQAGKRVGLLDVDVHGPSVPRLLSLEGQQPHIGSEVIEPISWSRNLWVMSLGFMLPSKEDAVIWRGPVKMGLIKQFVQDVAWGDLDYLIVDCPPGTGDEPLSTLQTLGQDAHAVVVTTPQGVAVDDVRRSVSFVRQLGNPLVGIVENMSGFACPDCGAVHNIFNSGGGEELAKEMGTKFLGRIPIDPEVARSGDEGFPLVKVDHDSATAQAMNAVIKHMLDLADALQENKEMPKVDEVNSENGRVRIAIPVVQGQLCMHFGHCEQFAMVDVDSELKSIISTHFETPPPHEPGVIPAWCADQKVNLVIAGGMGAKAQSMFTDRGVRVITGAPSLEPEAVVKQYLDGSLVTGANTCDH; this is translated from the coding sequence ATGAGTGACTCATGCGGTAGCTGTTCATCCGCCCAGGGCGGCGGATGTTCCGGCGGCGGATGTGCCGAAAGTCCCGAGGAACTGAAACTCAAGAAAACCCTTGGCCGCATCAAGCATAAGATCGTGGTCATGTCCGGCAAGGGCGGGGTGGGCAAGTCCACCGTTGCCACCAATATTGCCGTGGCCCTTTCGCAGGCGGGCAAGCGTGTCGGTCTTCTGGACGTGGACGTGCACGGACCCAGCGTGCCCCGACTCCTGTCGCTGGAGGGCCAGCAGCCCCACATCGGCAGCGAGGTCATCGAACCCATTTCCTGGAGCCGCAACCTGTGGGTCATGTCCCTCGGTTTCATGCTGCCCAGCAAGGAAGACGCCGTAATCTGGCGTGGTCCGGTCAAGATGGGATTGATCAAGCAGTTCGTGCAGGACGTTGCCTGGGGCGATCTGGACTACCTCATCGTGGACTGCCCTCCGGGCACCGGCGACGAGCCGCTTTCCACTTTGCAGACCCTCGGTCAGGACGCCCATGCCGTGGTCGTGACCACCCCGCAGGGCGTGGCCGTGGATGACGTGCGACGTTCGGTTTCCTTTGTGCGCCAGCTGGGCAACCCGCTGGTGGGCATCGTGGAAAACATGTCCGGCTTTGCCTGTCCGGACTGCGGCGCTGTACACAACATTTTCAATTCCGGCGGCGGTGAAGAGCTCGCCAAGGAAATGGGCACCAAGTTCCTGGGTCGCATTCCCATCGATCCGGAAGTTGCCCGCTCCGGCGACGAAGGCTTCCCGCTGGTCAAGGTGGATCACGATTCCGCCACGGCCCAGGCCATGAATGCGGTCATCAAGCACATGCTTGATCTGGCCGACGCATTGCAGGAGAACAAAGAAATGCCCAAGGTCGATGAAGTGAATTCCGAAAACGGTCGAGTCCGTATCGCCATTCCCGTGGTGCAGGGCCAGTTGTGCATGCATTTCGGCCATTGCGAGCAGTTTGCCATGGTGGACGTGGACTCGGAGCTCAAGTCCATCATCTCCACGCATTTCGAAACGCCGCCGCCCCATGAGCCGGGTGTGATTCCCGCATGGTGCGCGGACCAGAAAGTCAATCTGGTCATCGCCGGGGGCATGGGGGCCAAGGCCCAGTCCATGTTCACGGATCGCGGCGTGCGCGTGATCACCGGCGCCCCGTCCCTGGAGCCGGAAGCCGTGGTCAAGCAGTATCTGGACGGATCGCTGGTCACCGGCGCAAACACCTGCGACCACTAA